One segment of Eschrichtius robustus isolate mEscRob2 chromosome 3, mEscRob2.pri, whole genome shotgun sequence DNA contains the following:
- the ZNF684 gene encoding zinc finger protein 684 isoform X3 — translation MVERENPCWRSPEADCPLIDESDKNQESKDNFLNSVLFMFNKILTVKRLHGYNMSTSLNPTRKKSYKCKSYRKSLQPTSDLLNCNRCYTGENCYECSECGKAFKKKFHFIRHEKNHTRKKPFECNDCGKAYSRKAHLATHQKIHNGERPFVCSDCGKAFTHKAQLVVHQRLHTGEKPYECGQCGKSFTWNSSFTQHVKSHTLENSFECKECGKTFRYSSSLYKHSRFHTGEKPYRCIVCGKAFGNTSVLVTHQRIHTGEKPYGCIECGKAFIKKSHLLRHQIIHTGEKPYECSKCGKAFSQKSNLIVHQKIHM, via the coding sequence AAGCTGACTGCCCACTTATTGATGAATCAGACAAGAACCAGGAAAGCAAAGACAATTTTTTGAATTCAGTTTTGTTCATGTTCAATAAAATTCTGACTGTGAAGAGACTTCATGGTTATAATATGAGCACAAGTCTTAAtcctacaagaaaaaaatcatataaatgtaAGTCATATAGGAAGAGTTTGCAACCTACTTCAGACTTACTTAATTGTAATAGATGTTATACTGGAGAAAACTGTTAtgaatgcagtgaatgtgggaaagccttcaaaaagaagtttcattttattagacatgaaaaaaatcatacaagaaaaaaaccctTTGAATGCAACGACTGTGGGAAAGCCTATAGCAGGAAGGCTCACCTTGCAACTCATCAGAAAATACATAATGGAGAGAGACCCTTTGTGTGCAGTGATTGTGGGAAAGCGTTTACGCATAAAGCACAACTCGTGGTCCATCAGAGACtccacactggagagaagccttATGAATGCGGTCAATGCGGGAAATCATTCACCTGGAACTCCTCCTTTACTCAACACGTGAAATCACATACACTTGAGAACTCAtttgaatgtaaggaatgtgggaaaaccttcaGGTATAGTTCATCCCTTTATAAACACTCTAGATttcatacaggagagaaaccctatcgATGCATCGTATGCGGCAAAGCCTTTGGCAACACTTCTGTGCTTGTTACGCATCAAAGaattcacacaggagagaaaccttatGGATGTATTGAATGTGGCAAAGCCTTCATCAAGAAGTCTCATCTCCTCAGACATCAGATAATTCATACAGGAGAAAAGCCCTATGAATGTAGCAAATGTGGGAAAGCATTTTCCCAGAAGTCAAATCTTATTGTACATCAGAAAATTCATATGTAA